From a single Capsicum annuum cultivar UCD-10X-F1 chromosome 12, UCD10Xv1.1, whole genome shotgun sequence genomic region:
- the LOC124889618 gene encoding E3 ubiquitin-protein ligase RHA2B-like, with amino-acid sequence MAALSQLLAHIYTMTLVFFTILILELVIFVRVVTNTIYDSSRGRPITTKQYLKLIDEKNPVSLFKTAGFSELCAVCLSTFEDGEQVRKLKCKHIFHKDCLDTWLQQDSAMCPLCRNKVLPEEIVVKFRQHRNQQLEYEGSDEELIFLLSALHGNYIRRFL; translated from the coding sequence ATGGCCGCTCTTTCTCAACTTTTAGCTCATATCTACACCATGACCTTAGTCTTCTTCACCATTCTAATTCTCGAACTCGTCATCTTCGTACGTGTCGTGACCAACACAATCTACGACTCCAGTCGCGGCCGCCCCATCACCACCAAGCAGTATCTAAAGCTCATCGACGAAAAAAACCCGGTCAGCCTGTTCAAGACTGCAGGTTTTTCCGAGTTATGTGCTGTTTGTTTGTCAACATTTGAGGATGGCGAGCAAGTGCGAAAGCTAAAATGCAAGCACATATTTCATAAGGATTGTTTGGATACGTGGCTCCAGCAGGATTCTGCCATGTGTCCACTCTGCCGAAATAAGGTGCTGCCAGAAGAAATCGTGGTAAAATTCCGGCAGCACCGAAATCAACAGTTGGAGTATGAAGGAAGTGATGAGGAGCTAATTTTTTTGTTATCCGCATTACATGGTAATTATATTCGTAGGTttttgtaa